A window of Hevea brasiliensis isolate MT/VB/25A 57/8 chromosome 14, ASM3005281v1, whole genome shotgun sequence contains these coding sequences:
- the LOC131172605 gene encoding phosphoglucan phosphatase LSF2, chloroplastic-like, with translation MAIGGNCISLSSVFSCPYENEVLLIRKKPTCKFLLSKNFFKMGRINCKLSDSGIQKKPATKDVSLSSRNRMEDYNIAMKRMMRNPYEYHHDLGMNYTLITNSLIVGSQPQKPEDIDHLKHEENVAYILNLQQDKDVEYWGIDLQAIIKRCQELGIRHMRRPAKDFDPDSLRSMLPKAVSSLEWAISEGKGRVYVHCTAGLGRAPAVAIAYLFWFQGMNLNTAYDKLTSKRPCGPNKRSIRGATYDLAKNDPWKEPFDNLPEHAFEDIADWERNLIHARVHSLRGT, from the exons ATGGCTATTGGCGGTAACTGCATTTCCCTGTCTTCCGTTTTCTCATGCCCATATGAAAACGAAGTGCTCTTGATAAGAAAGAAACCCACTTGCAAATTCTTGCTTTCCAAGAATTTCTTCAAAATGGGCAGGATCAATTGTAAGCTATCAGATAGTGGAATCCAAAAAAAACCCGCTACAAAAGATGTGTCATTGAGCTCAAGGAACAGGATGGAAGACTACAATATAGCCATGAAAAGGATGATGAGGAACCCATATGAGTACCACCATGATCTTG GTATGAACTACACACTGATAACCAATAGTTTGATCGTGGGCTCCCAGCCTCAAAAACCTGAAGACATCGATCATCTGAAACATGAAGAGAATGTGGCGTACATTCTAAATTTGCAGCAGGACAAGGACGTTGAGTATTGGGGCATTGACTTGCAGGCTATAATAAAAAGATGTCAAGAACTTGGAATTCGTCATATGAGGCGGCCT GCCAAAGATTTTGATCCAGATTCCTTGAGAAGTATGTTACCTAAGGCTGTTTCATCATTGGAGTGGGCCATTTCTGAGGGGAAAGGCAGAGTGTATGTGCACTGTACTGCTGGACTGGGAAGGGCCCCTGCTGTTGCAATTGCTTACTTGTTCTGGTTTCAGGGCATGAAT CTGAACACAGCATATGATAAACTAACTTCAAAGCGACCTTGTGGACCCAATAAGAGATCAATACGAGGAGCAACATATGATCTTGCCAAGAATGATCCGTGGAAGGAGCCATTTGATAATCTCCCAGAACATGCTTTTGAAGATATAGCAGATTGGGAGAGGAACTTGATTCATGCGCGTGTTCATTCTCTTCGTGGAACTTGA